Below is a window of Musa acuminata AAA Group cultivar baxijiao chromosome BXJ3-11, Cavendish_Baxijiao_AAA, whole genome shotgun sequence DNA.
CGCAGCCCAAAACAAGAGGAAAGATTTGCTAGAGGATTAAACAATTATGCACCACTGTTGAGCTTAATACATTCTTTTCTGCATTGCCAATAATAATAAGTCTGCCAAACACCCCCAAAATATCTTAGAGATCTCGGTAGTTCCATAGGCAAGATATGCAATATCCAACTTGATTCACTTCGAGCTTCAATGTTACACACAGGGAGTTCTCTTGTGTTCACTACAATTAAACTTAGACGAAGAATTCTCACTACAATTACTAggagatatatttttttcttcatgtTTTCCTATTTATTCTAATTCTTGAAATACCCCCTGATAAAATAGTTAGAGTAATACTAGTCCATACGATGAATCGATCCAAACCCGCACGTATAAGATTCACACTATCCGTCATAATATTTTTGACATCTCCGTCAAAACACTATGAATCTATTTAAAATTgagataaattaataaaaatcagcttaatataaaaaatataattttatgtcAGTTATAGTATCTTTAAATAGGCTTACATTGTTTTAAAATCATCTTACTTACAGACATATTCACAAAAAAAGAATGAGAATTATTATTATGACTCATCaagtattttttgaaaaataggaAAACAATATCgattgaaaaatctaaaaaatagacACCTcttgtgagaaaaaaaaaatctaaaaagaggATCTTTCTCACAAATTCGTCTATGAAACTTACTACGGACCTCAAAGTATCACAAGTACATAGATTCCGTGAAATGATGTTACTTGTGCAGATATGTTCAGATGAATCGAATCCCTTTACGTGTCCATCCTCCAAACCGTGCAAGCATCTGAAGACATGTTCTCAATCACCAAAGAGTTGCATCACCCAACTCACCTCCAGAGTTCTCTAATAGTTGCTTTGCGGTACCATGTACATGGTGTAGAAGGAAGTCTGCCCTAAGCATGTGCCACTGATGCGTGGAGCAAGATGATCCACGAGGAAGATGAAGCTAATCAAATAACAAAAGGCCACAGAGAAATTGATGCAAGCATTCTGATGTGCTACACTCTATCCCCGCCATATTACTTACCTGCCATGTGATGCACCTCAAGGGCACAAATCCCACGGAGATGCAAACCTCTATTAGATAGAGGAGCTTTGACGAAGAAGACATTCCTGGATGTGGATTCCAATGGTAGTTAAATGCGGTTAGCTACCGACCAAAGGAGAACATGAAGTAAGTAGAGCGTAAGAGATGAGGTCACCCACATTGCTGTGCATATGTTAGATGGATTTAGGACGAGTCTTACGAGAAGGGAGTATGAATCCATATTTTATCTTGTCCCCATTTGTTGAAGCAGCTGTTGCCACCAGATGATTTGATTCTCCTGTGGCCGGATGCCATGTGCCAAACACTTGGATTCTGGTTTGACCGAGCACCTGATGTTTGACTATAATTTCCATTATATTAAGTGAATGATGCGCCATTCTTATCGGAAACCAACATGGATCACTTgcatgaagaagaagacgaagtctATTGACTGCAAAAGAGTTACATGCAATTGTCTAATCTTCCCAGTGGAAAACACCATGAGTTAAGTTAAACATTAAACCGACTCACAATGAATCAATGTCACTAATCCTTCTGATTAAGGATTTGTTATGTCAATGGAGGTATGGCAATCTTTCTAATTATGTTTCTCTACGGCGTTCTTGTATAAAGTTAATGGAGCATGATTAGAGACTATGTAGTATTGACTCAACCATCATCTATTGCTAATTATTTGTTCTCACATGGAGCCATCAAACTTCACAAACCCATACAAAAATGAAGGAGAATATAGAGAACTCAATGAGTTAGACATAACCTAACCTCTCATAAAGATCCTGTGGGTCCCTTCTAATCATCAATCAGAATCGAGAACTATATTTTATATGCCTCATGTTAGTTCATGGCCATTATTAGGGTCCACACTCCTCATTTTATATGGGACTAGGCTTTTATGAAGAGGAAGAACCTCTGTTTAAGTAAAACTACATAGCTCAAAAATTTCCTTTGAGATTGGATCTTATTTCCCCCGCTAGAAATGTTAACAAGCAACATCCCCTCCTTCCACCTTTTGAACTGCTCTTCCTAAAAGCCTGCATCATATCCATTGGAAGCCACAAAGAAGCTGTCATCCTTCATCCCATGATTTCTAGTTAGGAGCTTTTCGTGAATGAATATAACAATGGTTTAGTTCAATGTGTAAAAATGTGATTTACGAGTGCACAAGTAAGCCTCAATCAAAGCATAAGGAGACGTGGCCATGGCAGTCTCCCTCCATTTGTCTGAGGCAACAACTGCTGCTTCTACTCACTTCAAGGCCTATGGAATAAGAGCTCGAGGAAGGACTGCACGTTCTACCTCTCCTTGTGACATGAAAAGGAGAGTCTTCTCTTAGCAAACCGAGGTTTCATGCATGCACATGCctcaccacacacacacacacacactctctctctctctctctctctctctctctctctctctctctctgtgtctaaGAACAAGAATCCTTAGTTCATCTTCAAGCTGAGCACCACACAAGCATCACAGGTTGCTTCCTGATTAGCGAAATTAAGATCACATTGATCAAAGATGGCAGAAAGTGAGATGCACAAGATTAGAACATGCTCGAAGTGATGCCATGTAAAAAGAAGGCAGCTCATCTTAGTCTTCTCTTCCCCGCATACAAACTCCCTCGGTAAAACGGCACAGATGCATTGTTTGTCTCTCCTGCTTTGAAGGTTTTCCGTAGTATGATGACACCCAGTGGGTGTCTTTGACCCTGTAATCTGCAACTTGGAATcaaggatcttttctttctttgagACGGACAGGATTTGTGCACCATGAACACGTAGTTTAATGGCGCGTTGGCCAACGAGGGTATTAACGTGGTGGTGGGGAAGGCGCCGACTCCCTAAAACCACGTGGGAAGAAGGCGAGTGCCGTCTGGGTCCCCCACCGCACTCAGATTCTTTTCCCTGACGGTGGGACCCACAAGGTAGCGGATTATTAGGACTAAGGGCTCGGTAGGGAAGAGGAGGCCGTGCTCCCGTCGATGTTCGCCACGTCATTTTCAGTTCTTTTTCTTGCTATTTATTTGGTTTGATTGATAGATGAACGGACCATCGAATAGTGGATCCAAACTTTTGTATTTAATGTTGTGAAAGTAGTCAGGTTTCCATCGGCAGTGGAGGACTTTATGGAAGACTAGAAATAAAAGACGAGCAAATCCATCCATTCATGTTATGTCGCCTTAATCATGTAGACATCGTTCTTCCATAGGAAGAAGATAGCCATCAGGCTCCGAAAGCTCTTACGTGAGGCCTTGCAGAAACAGGGCACCGCTATTATGACAACAGTAATGATCTCAACCACTTGTTGACTACGACAAAGGAGTTTGTGGCTCTTGCGAGGAACAATGGACGGAGGAAATATTTTCTGACAGATCTATCGATCGACATTAATGCAGTAAGATGTCAAAACGATAACCCCTATCGATCCCCATCAACTAAAAgcaaaagcagcagcagcagaaaacAGTGGCTAATAGTTAAGCGACATCCATCTGAAAATGATTGATCGAACAAGTGCTTAAGATGAATCCTCCCCTGTTTGAGATTTTAACTTAGCTTTCTGTATACCAACCTACATCTTCTTGTTTGATACTATGAAACGGCGGTCTTAGCATTATCTATGGGTGGTTCCAAGCAGCCAACGTATCTGACACAAACTTAGATAGATATCGCGATCAACTCCTCCCAGAAATATATCCATGGGAGACCttgtctttgatgtattttaaagAGTAAACTAGTCTATGAACTTTAAACAAAGAGCAGAGGCGGCAAATTTATCATTCGAGGACCTAAACGATACCTGTTTCTCTATACTGCAGGAACATGCAGCTCGGATGAGTAATGTGGTAACACCCCCTATATAAACACCTCCCCTTCCTGTTAAGCATCATCCTCTTCAGCGCAAGTCTCTCTTCTAGTTCCCTTTCGCTAACCCAATTCTTCGCCATCTTCATTTCCTATCTTCCGAAGCCAAAATTCCTACTGGCTAAAGTCACTTGTGCTCGAACTAATCTTCTCTAGCTCTGCCCTGTTTCCTGCTACTGTACAATGTCCAGCATGGCTGATCAATTCGCGTTCTTCTCCCGGAGGTGTGTATGGGTGAACGGTCCGATCATTGTCGGAGCTGGCCCGTCCGGCCTGGCCGTGGCAGCGTGCTTGAAGGAGCACGGCGTACCGTCGGTGATCCTCGAGCGGTCCGACTGCATTGCCTCCCTCTGGCAAAAGCGTACCTACGACCGCTTGAAGCTTCACCTCCCCAAGCAGTTCTGCCAGCTGCCCAGGTTCCCCTTCCCGGAGCATTACCCCGAGTATCCTACCAAGCAACAGTTCATCGACTACTTGGAGTCGTACGCTAAGCACTTGGAGATCAGCCCACGGTTCAACCAGTCGGTGCAGTTAGCGAGGTACGATGAAACGTGCGGCCTGTGGCGGGTGAGGACCACAGGAACAGGCACCGCCGCTGGAAGCCGGAGCCAGGAGGTGGAGTACATCGGCAGGTGGCTGGTGGTGGCCACCGGCGAGAACGCGGAGAGTGTAGTCCCCGAGCTGGACGGGCTCAGGGAGTTCGGCGGTGATGTGATGCATGTTTGTGACTACAAGTCCGGTGAGGCCTACCGCGGGAAGCGCGTGTTGGTGGTCGGCTGTGGCAACTCCGGCATGGAGGTCTGTCTCGATCTCTGCGACTACGATGCCTTTCCAGCTATGGTGGTTCGCGACTCGGTGAGCAATCACTGCTCGAAAGCCATCACTCCGAACATATCTCTGCCATTAACATTGTCCTTAATGGAGTTCCTTTATGAAACTTGATTACAGGTTCACGTACTGCCGAGGGAGGTACTCGGGAAATCGACGTTCGAGTTGGCTGTCCTGCTGATGAAGTGGTTGCCGCTGTGGCTGGTGGACAAGATCCTACTAGTGTTGGCGTGGCTGGTGCTTGGGAACATAGAGAGGTGTGGCCTGAGGAGACCTTCCACCGGTCCTCTGGCGCTCAAGAACACAGAGGGGAGGACCCCTGTTCTCGACACAGGGGCTCTTGGAAAGATAAGATCTGGCGACATCAAGGTTGTTCCTGGGATCAAGAGGTTCTCCCCCGGAAAAGTCGCGCTCGTCGACGGCCAGGTCCTCGACATTGACTCTGTCGTCTTGGCTACAGGTTACCGAAGCAACGTCCCTCAGTGGCTTCAGGTACCAACAAAGATTATTACACACAAGTTAGTTGATCGCCAGTAACATGAATTAGAGCTTTATATAGGTTGATTCCAGTGAAGTTGAGAGAGAAAAGAATGCTGATGAGACACTGCTACTGTTCGCGAACTATCCAAACCACAGCTTCTTCAGTACAAACAATGAAAATGACATCCGAGAAAGTGGTCTAGAATAGAAAGATTAAGGCTTAAACTAAAATCTCTACACaaaagggaagaatggaaga
It encodes the following:
- the LOC135652534 gene encoding probable indole-3-pyruvate monooxygenase YUCCA9, which encodes MSSMADQFAFFSRRCVWVNGPIIVGAGPSGLAVAACLKEHGVPSVILERSDCIASLWQKRTYDRLKLHLPKQFCQLPRFPFPEHYPEYPTKQQFIDYLESYAKHLEISPRFNQSVQLARYDETCGLWRVRTTGTGTAAGSRSQEVEYIGRWLVVATGENAESVVPELDGLREFGGDVMHVCDYKSGEAYRGKRVLVVGCGNSGMEVCLDLCDYDAFPAMVVRDSVHVLPREVLGKSTFELAVLLMKWLPLWLVDKILLVLAWLVLGNIERCGLRRPSTGPLALKNTEGRTPVLDTGALGKIRSGDIKVVPGIKRFSPGKVALVDGQVLDIDSVVLATGYRSNVPQWLQGCELFSKDGFPNTAFPNGWKGQSGLYAVGFTRRGLSGASSDAVRTAKDIGRMWKEELKPAKRPVACHRRCISQI